The following proteins come from a genomic window of Alosa alosa isolate M-15738 ecotype Scorff River chromosome 2, AALO_Geno_1.1, whole genome shotgun sequence:
- the chrm1b gene encoding muscarinic acetylcholine receptor M1 — protein sequence MNESGWTGGNGVPPKMTIVRDFLKELEDLHPKPREKNDCISSLLSCSSDNMNYTCFSEASNVTTDPLGGHQVWEVVLIVLITGPLSLITILGNLLVVISFRVNAQLRTTNNYYLLSLAVADLILGMVSMNLYTAYIITGRWTLGHVACDIWLAVDYVSSNASVMNLLVISFDRYFSVTRPLTYRAKRTPKRAKLLIALAWSVSFILWGPAILFWPYMVGRPPGDDQVCSIPFFKVPLLTFGTAIAAFYLPVCIMAILYWRIYWEIENRSKGLSMLLGQNGGAGTPNSSDLPSVYPDSAQSSLRAHRVPQTPARTRRSQKRQVGCFPKTARAQQLSTGKKVAAILELASQRCEGSFQEGYSRNSWSGDNEEEEEEDDAIGSTSTEEELEQEIKGSNTTATIKLKHLHEASDGNRDIKISPRATVEGPSTAAGGSSMQSSLNGPKHKDPGPLKQQKGKRRRNMIIREKKAARTLSAILLAFILTWTPYNVMVLAWSMSYCVPDKLWQLGYWLCYVNSTVNPMCYALCNKSFRSTFKSLLLCRQTDRKTWDASRRSHHMSARMQSCSTV from the exons ATGAATGAATCGGGATGGACTGGCGGGAATGGTGTCCCCCCAAAAATGACCATCGTTAGAGACTTTCTCAAAGAACTTGAGGATTTACATCCTAAG CCTCGAGAGAAAAATGATTGCATCTCCTCGCTCCTGTCCTGTTCCTCTGACAACATGAACTACACATGCTTCTCTGAAGCAAGCAACGTGACTACGGATCCTCTGGGGGGACACCAGGTGTGGGAGGTGGTCCTCATCGTCCTCATCACtggccctctctccctcatcacCATCCTGGGCAACCTGCTAGTGGTCATCTCCTTCCGGGTCAACGCCCAGCTTCGCACCACCAACAACTACTATCTACTCAGCCTTGCGGTGGCTGACCTCATACTGGGCATGGTGTCCATGAACCTCTACACGGCGTACATCATCACGGGCCGCTGGACACTGGGCCACGTGGCGTGCGACATCTGGCTCGCCGTGGATTACGTCTCCAGCAACGCCTCCGTCATGAACCTACTGGTCATCAGTTTCGATCGGTACTTTTCGGTCACGCGGCCCCTGACCTACCGGGCCAAAAGGACGCCAAAGCGAGCCAAGCTGCTGATCGCCCTGGCGTGGAGCGTCTCGTTCATCCTCTGGGGCCCGGCCATCTTGTTCTGGCCCTACATGGTTGGCCGTCCGCCAGGGGATGATCAGGTCTGCTCCATACCTTTCTTCAAGGTGCCGCTGCTCACGTTCGGGACTGCCATCGCCGCTTTCTACCTGCCCGTCTGCATCATGGCCATCCTGTACTGGAGGATTTACTGGGAGATCGAGAACCGGTCCAAGGGGCTCTCCATGCTGCTGGGACAGAACGGAGGCGCGGGGACCCCCAACAGTTCGGACCTGCCGTCAGTGTACCCCGACAGCGCACAGAGCAGCTTGAGGGCCCACAGGGTGCCCCAGACGCCTGCAAGGACCAGGAGGAGCCAGAAGAGGCAGGTGGGCTGCTTCCCAAAGACTGCGAGAGCTCAGCAACTCAGCACGGGGAAAAAggtggcagccattttggagcTGGCATCCCAGAGATGTGAGGGCAGTTTCCAGGAAGGGTACAGCCGCAATAGCTGGAGTGGCGACAacgaagaggaagaagaggaagatgacGCCATTGGGTCGACGTCTACTGAAGAGGAACTGGAACAGGAGATCAAAGGGTCGAACACCACAGCCACCATCAAGCTGAAGCATCTACATGAAGCATCAGATGGCAATCGGGACATTAAGATTTCACCCCGAGCAACCGTGGAGGGACCATCCACCGCAGCTGGAGGGTCAAGCATGCAGTCCTCCCTCAACGGGCCTAAACACAAGGACCCAGGGCCTTTGAAGCAACAGAAGGGAAAAAGGCGACGCAACATGATCATTAGGGAGAAGAAGGCAGCTCGAACACTGAGTGCTATCCTGCTAGCATTCATTCTGACCTGGACGCCATACAATGTTATGGTGCTGGCCTGGTCCATGTCCTACTGTGTGCCAGACAAGCTGTGGCAGCTAGGCTACTGGCTGTGCTACGTCAACAGCACCGTGAACCCCATGTGTTACGCCCTTTGCAACAAGTCCTTCCGCAGCACCTTTAAGTCACTGCTGCTCTGCCGTCAGACTGACCGCAAGACCTGGGACGCCAGTCGACGCAGTCACCACATGTCTGCCAGGATGCAGTCTTGCAGTACTGTatga